One Vigna unguiculata cultivar IT97K-499-35 chromosome 7, ASM411807v1, whole genome shotgun sequence genomic region harbors:
- the LOC114190218 gene encoding ribulose-1,5 bisphosphate carboxylase/oxygenase large subunit N-methyltransferase, chloroplastic isoform X1 has product MPLRARTVTASLRRSLHCLHHSFCSLSLSKPQFSANCHEFLPWLERKADSAVSSSLFIGKSSYGRSLFASKTIQTGDCILKVPYRVQITADNLPPEIKSLIGEEVGNIAKLAIVILIEKKLGQGSEWYPYISCLPQQREQHNTVFWNESELEMIRPSSVYQETIDHKSQIEKDFLTIKRVFESFHLSFEDFTFKDFMHACTLVGSRAWGSTKGLALIPFADFLNHDGLSEAIVMSDDDKQCSEIIADRDYAPGEQVLIRYGKFSNATLVLDFGFSIPYNIYDQVKIQIDVPKHDPLHDMKLELLHRNIVPHPEDMEDLTCPVNTFSIKEVKSDRGKGKGLPQSLRALARVLSCTTSQELNDLVEEAAQNDGRLARRPLKDISKEIQAHLMLLSVFIQLIEERNAIIMSLGSCRSPPLCERLSVRRTMAQDLLNGELRILKSVSAWLENYCVSLTS; this is encoded by the exons ATGCCACTTCGAGCTCGCACTGTAACTGCAAGCTTGCGGCGGTCTCTTCATTGTCTCCACCATAGCTTTTGTTCTTTGTCTCTATCAAAACCTCAG TTTTCTGCCAATTGCCATGAATTTTTGCCATGGTTGGAGCGGAAAGCTGATTCTGCAGTTTCTTCCTCACTTTTCATCGGGAAATCTTCGTATGGAAG GTCTCTGTTTGCTTCCAAGACAATACAAACTGGAGATTGCATTTTAAAGGTTCCTTACAGAGTG CAAATAACTGCTGATAATCTCCCTCCCGAAATCAAATCTTTGATTGGCGAGGAAGTGGGAAATATTGCGAAACTTGCTATTGTTATTCTCATTGAGAAGAAATTGGGTCAG GGTTCTGAATGGTATCCTTATATCAGCTGTCTTCCACAGCAAAGGGAGCAGCACAATACG GTATTTTGGAATGAAAGTGAGTTGGAGATGATTCGTCCAAGTTCAGTTTATCAAGAAACTATTGACCATAAGTCTCAAATTGAAAAGGACTTTCTGACAATCAAGCGT GTTTTTGAATCTTTCCATCTAAGTTTTGAAGATTTTACCTTCAAGGACTTCATGCATGCATGCACACTAG TTGGTTCTCGAGCATGGGGAAGCACAAAGGGTTTAGCTCTG aTTCCATTTGCAGATTTCTTAAACCATGATGGACTTTCAGAAGCAATTGTAATGAGTGATGATGACAAACAATGCTCAGAA ATTATTGCTGATCGTGACTATGCCCCTGGTGAACAG GTCCTAATAAGATATGGAAAGTTTTCAAATGCTACACTAGTGCTGGACTTTGGTTTTTCAATTCCATACAACATTTACGATCAG GTTAAGATCCAGATTGATGTACCTAAGCATGACCCTTTGCATGACATGAAGTTAGAACTCTTGCATCGAAACATTGTACCTCATCCTGAAGATATGGAGGACTTGACATGTCCCGTGAATACCTTCAGTATCAA GGAGGTGAAGTCGGATAGAGGAAAAGGGAAGGGTCTTCCACAGTCACTTCGTGCGCTTGCTCGTGTTCTTTCTTGTACCACATCTCAGG aacTTAACGATTTGGTCGAGGAAGCTGCTCAAAATGATGGCAGGCTGGCTAGGCGTCCTTTAAAGGATATCAGCAAAGAGATACAAGCACACTTGATGTTGTTATCGGTATTCATCCAATTAATTGAGGAGCGCAATGCGATTATTATG TCACTGGGTTCTTGTCGTAGCCCTCCCTTGTGTGAAAGACTTTCTGTTAGAAGAACAATGGCTCAAGATCTCCTAAACGGTGAGCTTCGCATTCTCAAATCTGTTTCTGCCTGGCTGGAGAACTACTGTGTCTCCTTGACTTCATAG
- the LOC114190218 gene encoding ribosomal lysine N-methyltransferase 4 isoform X2, producing MPLRARTVTASLRRSLHCLHHSFCSLSLSKPQFSANCHEFLPWLERKADSAVSSSLFIGKSSYGRSLFASKTIQTGDCILKVPYRVQITADNLPPEIKSLIGEEVGNIAKLAIVILIEKKLGQGSEWYPYISCLPQQREQHNTVFWNESELEMIRPSSVYQETIDHKSQIEKDFLTIKRVFESFHLSFEDFTFKDFMHACTLVGSRAWGSTKGLALIPFADFLNHDGLSEAIVMSDDDKQCSEIIADRDYAPGEQVKIQIDVPKHDPLHDMKLELLHRNIVPHPEDMEDLTCPVNTFSIKEVKSDRGKGKGLPQSLRALARVLSCTTSQELNDLVEEAAQNDGRLARRPLKDISKEIQAHLMLLSVFIQLIEERNAIIMSLGSCRSPPLCERLSVRRTMAQDLLNGELRILKSVSAWLENYCVSLTS from the exons ATGCCACTTCGAGCTCGCACTGTAACTGCAAGCTTGCGGCGGTCTCTTCATTGTCTCCACCATAGCTTTTGTTCTTTGTCTCTATCAAAACCTCAG TTTTCTGCCAATTGCCATGAATTTTTGCCATGGTTGGAGCGGAAAGCTGATTCTGCAGTTTCTTCCTCACTTTTCATCGGGAAATCTTCGTATGGAAG GTCTCTGTTTGCTTCCAAGACAATACAAACTGGAGATTGCATTTTAAAGGTTCCTTACAGAGTG CAAATAACTGCTGATAATCTCCCTCCCGAAATCAAATCTTTGATTGGCGAGGAAGTGGGAAATATTGCGAAACTTGCTATTGTTATTCTCATTGAGAAGAAATTGGGTCAG GGTTCTGAATGGTATCCTTATATCAGCTGTCTTCCACAGCAAAGGGAGCAGCACAATACG GTATTTTGGAATGAAAGTGAGTTGGAGATGATTCGTCCAAGTTCAGTTTATCAAGAAACTATTGACCATAAGTCTCAAATTGAAAAGGACTTTCTGACAATCAAGCGT GTTTTTGAATCTTTCCATCTAAGTTTTGAAGATTTTACCTTCAAGGACTTCATGCATGCATGCACACTAG TTGGTTCTCGAGCATGGGGAAGCACAAAGGGTTTAGCTCTG aTTCCATTTGCAGATTTCTTAAACCATGATGGACTTTCAGAAGCAATTGTAATGAGTGATGATGACAAACAATGCTCAGAA ATTATTGCTGATCGTGACTATGCCCCTGGTGAACAG GTTAAGATCCAGATTGATGTACCTAAGCATGACCCTTTGCATGACATGAAGTTAGAACTCTTGCATCGAAACATTGTACCTCATCCTGAAGATATGGAGGACTTGACATGTCCCGTGAATACCTTCAGTATCAA GGAGGTGAAGTCGGATAGAGGAAAAGGGAAGGGTCTTCCACAGTCACTTCGTGCGCTTGCTCGTGTTCTTTCTTGTACCACATCTCAGG aacTTAACGATTTGGTCGAGGAAGCTGCTCAAAATGATGGCAGGCTGGCTAGGCGTCCTTTAAAGGATATCAGCAAAGAGATACAAGCACACTTGATGTTGTTATCGGTATTCATCCAATTAATTGAGGAGCGCAATGCGATTATTATG TCACTGGGTTCTTGTCGTAGCCCTCCCTTGTGTGAAAGACTTTCTGTTAGAAGAACAATGGCTCAAGATCTCCTAAACGGTGAGCTTCGCATTCTCAAATCTGTTTCTGCCTGGCTGGAGAACTACTGTGTCTCCTTGACTTCATAG
- the LOC114190600 gene encoding histone H2B.10-like — protein MAKGEKKPAEKKPAEKTLEKAKAEKKIPKDATSGDKKKKRKAKNVETYKIYIFKVLKQVHPDIGISSKAMGIMNSFINDIFEKLAQESSRLARYNKKPTITSREIQTAVRLVLPGELAKHAVSEGTKAVTKFTSS, from the coding sequence ATGGCCAAGGGTGAGAAGAAACCTGCTGAGAAAAAACCCGCAGAGAAGACACTGGAGAAAGCGAAGGCGGAGAAGAAGATCCCTAAGGATGCTACCTCCGGtgacaagaagaagaagagaaaagcGAAGAATGTGGAGACCTACAAAATCTATATCTTCAAGGTTCTGAAGCAGGTTCACCCTGACATTGGAATCTCCAGCAAGGCAATGGGGATCATGAACAGCTTCATCAATGACATATTTGAGAAGCTCGCTCAAGAATCATCGAGGCTCGCTCGTTACAACAAGAAGCCTACTATCACATCGCGGGAGATCCAGACCGCTGTTCGTCTTGTTCTTCCCGGTGAACTAGCTAAGCACGCCGTCTCTGAAGGCACCAAGGCTGTCACCAAATTTACCAGTTCTTAA
- the LOC114192728 gene encoding uncharacterized protein LOC114192728, protein MWISISIRVSFLVLFAVCLNLQSWISAYSDSNSYVDINIIRLSIENDLPPASPELLLFADFERKPVEIRPGNRNAYLKFLNMENHSAVFKWKQCATFSVKPATEEGHQSIYWSVRADGLYHSWDNSNWDKREQWGSC, encoded by the coding sequence ATGTGGATCTCAATCTCAATTCGTGTTTCCTTTCTGGTTTTGTTTGCAGTGTGTTTGAATTTGCAGAGTTGGATCTCTGCATATTCTGACTCAAACAGTTATGTAGATATAAACATTATAAGGCTTTCCATTGAGAACGACTTGCCACCAGCCTCACCAGAACTGTTACTTTTTGCTGATTTTGAGAGAAAACCAGTGGAAATTCGTCCTGGAAATAGGAATGCGTACCTAAAATTTCTGAACATGGAGAACCATTCTGCTGTATTCAAATGGAAGCAATGTGCAACGTTCAGTGTGAAACCTGCTACCGAAGAAGGACATCAAAGCATTTATTGGTCTGTTAGAGCAGATGGTTTGTATCATAGTTGGGACAATTCCAATTGGGATAAAAGGGAACAATGGGGTTCTTGTTAA
- the LOC114191007 gene encoding protein MAEA homolog isoform X2 codes for MEMDSLPNGNNATGTPIAATPNPAPPPPSNLPQLTESLKLEHQFLRVPFEHYKKSLRANHRAVEKEMSAVISGVNEAADLSPDDAVNHLNSLVSRLQGLKRKLEEGSRAEHLQAQKCRARLDHLESADAENLPEWNNTRLKRILVDYMLRMSYYDTAVKLAESSNLQDLVDIDVFQEAKKVIDALQNKDVAPALAWCADNKSRLKKSKSKLEFQLRLQEFIELVRAENNLRAIAYARKYLAPWGATHMKELQRVLATLAFKKDTECATYKVLFEDKQWDFLVDQFKQEFCKLYGMTLEPLLNIYLQAGLSALKTPYCYEDDCTKEDPLSQEAFRTLALPLPYSKQHHSKLVCYITKELMDTENPPQVLPNGYVYSTKALEEMAKKNNGRIICPRTGLVCSDTDLVKAYIS; via the exons ATGGAAATGGATTCCCTTCCCAACGGCAACAACGCCACCGGAACTCCGATCGCCGCCACCCCCAACCCGGCGCCGCCTCCGCCGTCGAACCTTCCCCAACTGACGGAGTCTCTGAAGCTGGAGCACCAGTTCCTTAGGGTCCCTTTCGAGCACTACAAAAAATCCCTCCGTGCCAACCACCGCGCCGTTGAGAAGGAGATGTCCGCCGTCATCTCCGGCGTCAACGAAGCCGCTGACCTCTCCCCAGATGACGCCGTCAACCATCTTAACTCCCTTGTCTCCCGCTTGCAAGGGCTCAAGAGAAAG TTGGAGGAGGGAAGTCGGGCAGAGCATTTACAAGCTCAAAAGTGTCGAGCGCGTCTCGATCATTTAGAATCTGCCGATGCGGAAAACTTGCCAGAATGGAATAACACTCGCTTGAAGCGGATTCTTGTTGATTATATGTTGAGGATGTCATACTATGACACTGCAGTGAAACTTGCAGAAAGCAGCAACTTGCAG GATCTTGTTGATATTGATGTATTCCAAGAAGCAAAAAAGGTTATTGATGCTTTGCAAAATAAGGATGTTGCACCTGCCCTAGCATGGTGTGCTGATAATAAATCAAGGCTGAAGAAGTCTAAG AGCAAATTGGAGTTCCAGTTGAGACTTCAAGAGTTCATAGAATTAGTAAGAGCTGAGAACAATTTGAGGGCTATCGCGTATGCTAGGAAATATCTTGCGCCATGGGGAGCCACCCACATGAAAGAATTGCAGCGAGTCCTTGCAACACTAGCTTTTAAAAAGGATACCGAATGTGCCACATACAAG GTTTTATTTGAAGATAAGCAATGGGATTTTCTAGTGGACCAATTCAAACAGGAGTTCTGCAAGTTATATGGCATGACGTTAGAACCCTTGCTCAATATCTATCTTCAAGCCGGGCTTTCCGCTCTCAAGACACC ATATTGTTACGAGGATGATTGCACAAAAGAGGACCCTCTATCACAGGAAGCTTTCCGCACATTAGCCCTGCCATTGCCGTACTCAAAGCAGCATCACTCTAAGCTTGTTTGCTATATAACTAAGGAGTTGATGGACACGGAGAACCCACCGCAAGTCTTGCCCAATGGATATGTTTATAGCACTAAG GCTCTTGAAGAGATGGCGAAGAAGAATAATGGTAGAATCATCTGCCCAAGGACGGGTTTAGTTTGCAGCGATACAGATCTGGTCAAGGCATATATTTCATAA
- the LOC114191007 gene encoding protein MAEA homolog isoform X1 — translation MEMDSLPNGNNATGTPIAATPNPAPPPPSNLPQLTESLKLEHQFLRVPFEHYKKSLRANHRAVEKEMSAVISGVNEAADLSPDDAVNHLNSLVSRLQGLKRKLEEGSRAEHLQAQKCRARLDHLESADAENLPEWNNTRLKRILVDYMLRMSYYDTAVKLAESSNLQVMNKDLVDIDVFQEAKKVIDALQNKDVAPALAWCADNKSRLKKSKSKLEFQLRLQEFIELVRAENNLRAIAYARKYLAPWGATHMKELQRVLATLAFKKDTECATYKVLFEDKQWDFLVDQFKQEFCKLYGMTLEPLLNIYLQAGLSALKTPYCYEDDCTKEDPLSQEAFRTLALPLPYSKQHHSKLVCYITKELMDTENPPQVLPNGYVYSTKALEEMAKKNNGRIICPRTGLVCSDTDLVKAYIS, via the exons ATGGAAATGGATTCCCTTCCCAACGGCAACAACGCCACCGGAACTCCGATCGCCGCCACCCCCAACCCGGCGCCGCCTCCGCCGTCGAACCTTCCCCAACTGACGGAGTCTCTGAAGCTGGAGCACCAGTTCCTTAGGGTCCCTTTCGAGCACTACAAAAAATCCCTCCGTGCCAACCACCGCGCCGTTGAGAAGGAGATGTCCGCCGTCATCTCCGGCGTCAACGAAGCCGCTGACCTCTCCCCAGATGACGCCGTCAACCATCTTAACTCCCTTGTCTCCCGCTTGCAAGGGCTCAAGAGAAAG TTGGAGGAGGGAAGTCGGGCAGAGCATTTACAAGCTCAAAAGTGTCGAGCGCGTCTCGATCATTTAGAATCTGCCGATGCGGAAAACTTGCCAGAATGGAATAACACTCGCTTGAAGCGGATTCTTGTTGATTATATGTTGAGGATGTCATACTATGACACTGCAGTGAAACTTGCAGAAAGCAGCAACTTGCAGGTGATGAACAAG GATCTTGTTGATATTGATGTATTCCAAGAAGCAAAAAAGGTTATTGATGCTTTGCAAAATAAGGATGTTGCACCTGCCCTAGCATGGTGTGCTGATAATAAATCAAGGCTGAAGAAGTCTAAG AGCAAATTGGAGTTCCAGTTGAGACTTCAAGAGTTCATAGAATTAGTAAGAGCTGAGAACAATTTGAGGGCTATCGCGTATGCTAGGAAATATCTTGCGCCATGGGGAGCCACCCACATGAAAGAATTGCAGCGAGTCCTTGCAACACTAGCTTTTAAAAAGGATACCGAATGTGCCACATACAAG GTTTTATTTGAAGATAAGCAATGGGATTTTCTAGTGGACCAATTCAAACAGGAGTTCTGCAAGTTATATGGCATGACGTTAGAACCCTTGCTCAATATCTATCTTCAAGCCGGGCTTTCCGCTCTCAAGACACC ATATTGTTACGAGGATGATTGCACAAAAGAGGACCCTCTATCACAGGAAGCTTTCCGCACATTAGCCCTGCCATTGCCGTACTCAAAGCAGCATCACTCTAAGCTTGTTTGCTATATAACTAAGGAGTTGATGGACACGGAGAACCCACCGCAAGTCTTGCCCAATGGATATGTTTATAGCACTAAG GCTCTTGAAGAGATGGCGAAGAAGAATAATGGTAGAATCATCTGCCCAAGGACGGGTTTAGTTTGCAGCGATACAGATCTGGTCAAGGCATATATTTCATAA
- the LOC114191005 gene encoding protein CLP1 homolog, with amino-acid sequence MAYGGAGPVGGSGSASTIKQVKLERESELRIEVGNDAPLRLRLLNGTAEIFGTELPPEIWLNFPPRLKFAVFTWFGATIEMDGATETDYTADETPMVSYVNVHAILDGRRSRAKASSPDDSDASQGPRVIVVGPTDSGKSTLSRMLLSWAAKQGWKPTFVDLDIGQGSITIPGCIAATPIEMPIDPVEGIPLEMPLVYFYGHATPSNNVELYKVLVKELSGMIERQFTGNTESRASGMVINTMGWIEGVGYDLLLHAIRTFKANVVLVLGQEKLCSMLKDVLKSEPKVDVVKLQRSGGVVSRNAKVRQKARSYRIREYFYGLSNDLSPHSNIANFSDLFVYRVGGGPQAPRSALPIGAEPAADPTRVVPVNINRDLLHLVLAVSFAKEPDEIISSNVAGFIFVTDIDIQRKKITYLAPSSGELPSKYLIMGSLTWLET; translated from the exons ATGGCTTACGGTGGTGCAGGTCCTGTGGGTGGTTCGGGCTCTGCATCCACCATTAAGCAAGTGAAATTGGAGAGAGAAAGCGAACTCAGAATAGAAGTGGGTAACGACGCACCACTTCGCCTTCGACTCCTTAACGGAACTGCTGAAATTTTCGGCACCGAGCTTCCTCCCGAAATCTGGCTCAATTTCCCTCCCCGGCTCAAGTTCGCT GTGTTTACTTGGTTTGGTGCGACCATTGAAATGGACGGAGCTACTGAAACTGATTATACTGCAGATGAG ACTCCCATGGTAAGCTATGTAAATGTGCATGCCATACTGGATGGAAGAAGAAGTCGTGCCAAAGCTTCATCACCTGATGATTCTGATGCTTCTCAG gGTCCCAGGGTCATTGTTGTAGGACCTACTGATTCTGGAAAGAGTACCTTGTCCAGGATGCTTCTTAGTTGGGCGGCTAAACAAGGTTGGAAGCCTACCTTTGTTGACTTGGATATTGGCCAAGGCTCTATAACAATTCCTGGATGCATTGCTGCCACTCCAATTGAAATGCCCATTGATCCTGTGGAAGGCATTCCACTTGAAATGCCTCTTGTATACTTTTACGGGCATGCAACTCCAAG CAACAATGTAGAATTGTATAAAGTGCTCGTCAAGGAGCTTTCAGGGATGATCGAGAGACAATTTACTGGAAATACTGAATCTCGAGCTTCAGGCATGGTGATAAATACTATGGGATGGATAGAAGGAGTAGGCTATGAT TTGCTCTTGCATGCAATTCGTACATTCAAGGCCAATGTTGTCTTGGTTTTAGGTCAG GAAAAATTGTGCAGCATGCTCAAAGATGTGCTTAAGAGTGAGCCGAAAGTAGATGTTGTGAAACTTCAAAGGTCAGGTGGAGTTGTATCTAGGAATGCAAAAGTCAGGCAGAAGGCCAGAAGTTATAGGATAAGG GAATACTTCTATGGCCTTTCAAATGATCTTTCTCCACATTCTAATATTGCAAATTTTAGTGATTTGTTTGTTTATCGAGTTGGTGGTGGGCCACAGGCCCCACGCTCAGCCTTGCCAATTGGAGCAGAACCTGCTGCAGATCCAACAAGAGTTGTACCTGTAAACATAAACCGTGATTTGCTCCATCTTGTCCTTGCTGTCTCATTTGCCAAGGAACCTGATGAGATCATTTCCAG CAATGTTGCCGGGTTCATTTTTGTGACAGACATTGATATTCAGAG AAAGAAGATAACATACCTTGCTCCGTCTTCTGGAGAGCTTCCAAGCAAGTATTTGATAATGGGATCCTTGACATGGCTTGAAACATGA